Proteins encoded within one genomic window of SAR324 cluster bacterium:
- a CDS encoding ferredoxin: MEQKITTLIEEVWRTRVESLFKQVPKTLEQLESMLINGAGDQNAMRKEVLSTYNMLKDLLKLFEDKGSILKGIENEIEATFGELKKKAVAQAIQNLVVQLTGGSTEGLDLAAFQMPASAPVGSAPSSSSAETPAASAPAAGGGDVAWIESNLCTSCDECTTINKGIFAYNAEKKAFVKNPKGGPFRDIVKAAEKCPSQIIHPGDPQDPKEKDVAKWVERAKKFQ; the protein is encoded by the coding sequence ATGGAACAGAAAATCACCACATTGATTGAAGAAGTCTGGAGAACAAGAGTTGAGTCATTATTCAAACAAGTTCCAAAAACACTGGAACAACTGGAATCCATGCTGATCAATGGTGCGGGTGACCAGAACGCAATGCGCAAGGAAGTCTTGAGTACTTACAACATGCTCAAGGATCTGCTGAAATTATTTGAAGATAAAGGCAGTATACTCAAAGGCATTGAGAATGAAATCGAAGCAACGTTTGGAGAACTGAAGAAAAAGGCTGTGGCACAGGCAATCCAGAATCTGGTGGTTCAGCTTACAGGCGGAAGTACAGAGGGTTTGGACCTGGCCGCTTTTCAAATGCCAGCATCGGCTCCAGTCGGATCGGCGCCATCTTCATCGTCTGCTGAAACACCCGCGGCAAGTGCTCCTGCGGCAGGAGGCGGCGATGTTGCCTGGATTGAAAGCAATTTGTGTACATCTTGTGATGAGTGTACCACCATCAACAAGGGAATCTTTGCGTACAATGCCGAGAAAAAAGCTTTTGTCAAAAATCCCAAGGGCGGCCCCTTCAGGGATATTGTCAAAGCCGCTGAAAAATGTCCTTCGCAGATCATCCATCCCGGAGATCCTCAAGACCCTAAGGAGAAAGACGTGGCAAAATGGGTTGAACGCGCCAAAAAATTCCAGTAA
- a CDS encoding RnfABCDGE type electron transport complex subunit A: MNNDSLSTIFINAVIINNFVLSYFLGICPFLGVSGKVSTASRMGVAVTFVMLVSSACAYAINSILDAFQAQYLQLIAYIVVIAATVQLVEMFIKKTSPALFRSLGIFLPLITTNCAILAVALFQTNRQYDFIQSLVFAFGGGLGFTLALIIMSGLREELELAKVPNLMEGAALTLIVGGILSMSFMGFAGLGG; the protein is encoded by the coding sequence ATGAATAATGATTCCTTAAGTACCATTTTTATCAATGCGGTCATCATCAACAATTTTGTGTTGAGCTACTTTCTAGGAATATGCCCGTTCCTGGGCGTTTCCGGAAAAGTCAGTACAGCGTCGAGGATGGGGGTCGCTGTTACCTTTGTGATGCTGGTGAGTTCGGCATGTGCCTATGCCATCAATAGCATACTGGATGCGTTTCAAGCACAATATCTGCAACTGATCGCTTACATCGTAGTGATTGCGGCAACAGTTCAACTGGTGGAAATGTTCATTAAAAAAACCAGTCCGGCGTTATTTCGATCTCTGGGAATTTTTCTGCCCTTGATCACAACAAACTGCGCTATTTTGGCCGTGGCACTGTTTCAGACCAATCGACAATATGATTTTATACAATCACTTGTTTTTGCGTTTGGCGGAGGATTGGGCTTCACTCTGGCTTTGATCATCATGTCCGGCTTGAGGGAAGAACTGGAACTTGCCAAGGTGCCCAATCTCATGGAAGGCGCGGCCTTGACACTGATTGTTGGTGGCATTCTTTCCATGTCTTTTATGGGGTTTGCCGGTTTGGGAGGTTAG